The Deinococcus cellulosilyticus NBRC 106333 = KACC 11606 genome contains a region encoding:
- a CDS encoding cobyrinate a,c-diamide synthase, with amino-acid sequence MVAAAHSGAGKTTVSSLICAGLNAQGLRVQPFKLGPDYLDPTHLGHAARVKARNLDSYLLPPERLKQLFHAGAVQAEVSVLEGVMGLFDGKSPLSDEHSTADLARLLKCPVVLVLDASGTARTIAAIAQGLMQFAQDMDICGVILNRVGSERHAELCKMALSQQGIRCFGHLTRQPELHLPGRHLGLLGAQEHALSHEVLFQTCSTLDLEGLLEVARSALPLEVPPETTKPMGQVRLGIAQDEAFSFYYQDALDLLERLGATLVPFSPLRDPELPVCDGLLIGGGYPEVHAAKLSENQSMQESIRQFAAQGHPVVAECGGLMYLSEQVTTKEGQVFGMCGVVPYRTAMTGKLTLGYREVTFLQDTPLGLAGTQVRGHEFHHSSLTHEAFQPAYRTEHGPEGYACGNVLASYVHLHHAGFPALARHFVQALMEKSCVPMNR; translated from the coding sequence ATGGTTGCAGCGGCCCACTCCGGGGCAGGCAAGACCACTGTGAGCAGCCTGATCTGTGCAGGACTGAATGCGCAGGGCCTCAGGGTGCAGCCCTTCAAACTGGGGCCAGACTACCTGGACCCCACCCACCTCGGCCATGCGGCCAGGGTGAAAGCCAGAAACCTGGACAGTTACCTGTTGCCTCCTGAACGCCTGAAGCAACTGTTTCATGCAGGTGCTGTACAGGCAGAGGTCAGTGTGCTGGAAGGGGTGATGGGCCTGTTTGACGGCAAAAGTCCTCTGTCGGATGAGCATTCCACAGCAGATCTGGCCCGCCTCCTCAAATGCCCGGTGGTGCTCGTGCTGGACGCTTCGGGGACAGCCAGAACCATTGCAGCCATTGCCCAGGGCCTCATGCAGTTTGCCCAGGACATGGACATCTGTGGTGTGATTCTCAACCGGGTGGGATCGGAGCGTCATGCTGAACTCTGCAAGATGGCCCTTTCCCAGCAGGGCATCCGCTGCTTTGGTCACCTGACCAGACAGCCTGAACTGCACCTTCCTGGCAGGCATCTGGGCCTGCTGGGCGCACAGGAACATGCCCTGTCACACGAGGTGCTTTTCCAGACCTGCAGCACCCTGGATCTGGAAGGTCTGCTGGAGGTGGCCCGGTCGGCGCTTCCTCTTGAGGTTCCCCCAGAAACCACCAAACCCATGGGACAGGTGCGTCTGGGCATCGCCCAGGACGAGGCCTTCAGCTTCTATTATCAGGATGCGCTGGATCTGCTGGAGCGGCTCGGGGCCACCCTCGTGCCGTTTTCTCCACTCAGGGACCCGGAGCTTCCCGTGTGCGATGGACTGCTGATCGGTGGGGGTTACCCCGAGGTGCATGCTGCAAAGCTCAGTGAAAATCAAAGCATGCAAGAAAGCATCCGCCAGTTCGCAGCACAGGGCCATCCTGTGGTGGCGGAATGCGGGGGATTGATGTACCTCTCAGAGCAGGTGACCACCAAAGAAGGTCAGGTGTTCGGGATGTGCGGGGTGGTGCCCTACCGGACCGCAATGACTGGCAAATTGACCCTGGGGTACCGGGAAGTCACCTTCCTGCAGGACACCCCACTGGGTCTGGCAGGCACGCAGGTGAGAGGACATGAGTTTCACCACTCCAGCCTGACCCATGAGGCTTTTCAGCCCGCTTACCGAACAGAACATGGACCCGAAGGATATGCCTGTGGAAATGTTCTGGCAAGCTATGTGCACCTGCATCATGCGGGTTTTCCAGCACTGGCCCGGCACTTTGTTCAGGCCCTGATGGAGAAATCATGTGTTCCCATGAACAGGTGA
- a CDS encoding flavin-containing monooxygenase — MLDTLIIGAGQAGLATAYHLKKTGLEYLLLEAADRPQGSWPTYYQSLKLFSPAGFSSLPGLLFPGDKRRCPGRDEVSQYLQDYAKHFQFPIQTGSKVVRVKPEDNGFQVLTRAGEIFHSRSVVVASGPFNRPHVPWFPGQENYTGHLLHSSQYQHSQPFAGKRVVVVGAGNSAVQIACELAEQATVTLATRESIRFAPQKLLGLDFHHYLSLIDRLPLGHLLPLGNSSLVFDTGKYRQALEAGRPDQRPVFRSFSSSGVHWADGHTEQIDAVIFATGFHPNLPFLKGTAALDSNGFPIQKHGVSLSVPGLYFVGLSGQRTLASASLRGVGRDAQAVVRSLLRGLHLSVAVCSDMDQRDFATCSDMDQGAVS, encoded by the coding sequence ATGCTCGACACCCTGATCATCGGCGCAGGACAGGCCGGACTCGCCACCGCCTACCACCTCAAAAAAACAGGCCTTGAATACCTGCTGCTGGAAGCTGCAGACAGACCTCAGGGCAGCTGGCCCACTTATTACCAGAGCCTGAAGTTGTTCTCCCCAGCCGGATTTTCTTCCCTCCCTGGTCTGCTTTTCCCGGGAGACAAAAGGCGCTGCCCCGGCCGGGATGAAGTCAGCCAGTACCTGCAGGATTACGCAAAGCACTTCCAGTTCCCCATCCAGACGGGAAGCAAGGTGGTGAGGGTGAAACCTGAGGACAACGGATTCCAGGTGCTCACCCGTGCAGGTGAAATCTTCCACTCCCGCAGCGTGGTGGTGGCCAGTGGACCTTTCAACCGCCCCCATGTTCCCTGGTTTCCAGGGCAGGAAAATTACACCGGGCACCTCCTGCACAGCAGCCAGTACCAGCATTCACAGCCGTTTGCAGGAAAGCGGGTGGTGGTGGTCGGTGCAGGAAATTCTGCAGTGCAGATTGCCTGTGAACTCGCTGAGCAGGCCACAGTGACCCTGGCAACCCGTGAGAGCATCCGCTTTGCCCCACAAAAACTGCTGGGTCTGGATTTCCACCATTACCTGTCCCTGATTGATCGCCTGCCTCTGGGGCACCTGCTGCCTCTGGGGAACAGCAGTCTGGTTTTTGACACAGGAAAATACCGGCAAGCCCTTGAAGCAGGCAGGCCCGATCAGCGTCCGGTGTTCCGGTCCTTCTCGTCCAGCGGGGTGCACTGGGCAGATGGCCACACCGAACAGATCGATGCCGTCATTTTTGCCACCGGATTCCATCCGAACCTGCCCTTTCTGAAAGGCACTGCAGCACTGGATTCCAATGGTTTTCCCATCCAGAAGCATGGGGTGAGCCTGAGTGTTCCCGGCCTGTATTTTGTGGGGCTGTCCGGTCAGCGCACCCTGGCTTCGGCGAGTTTGCGCGGGGTGGGACGGGATGCACAGGCAGTGGTCAGGTCACTTCTGCGTGGGCTGCACCTGTCAGTTGCAGTCTGTTCTGATATGGATCAAAGGGATTTTGCAACTTGTTCTGATATGGACCAGGGTGCAGTAAGCTGA
- a CDS encoding HoxN/HupN/NixA family nickel/cobalt transporter produces the protein MNFKEPYVPTVVGLHLLGLALLVFGALEHPLMWGLGLAVYGLGLRHAWDADHIAVIDNSSRKFLQENKNARAVGFYFAAGHALVVLLMSIGAALLGQNLTGEHSALTLVGSWVAPLVGGLYLLLLALVNLRSCLQIMKGQHTHGGLLARVLLPLNRMVREPWHLLPVGFLMGLGMETASEVTLLAFSGSAAQQGVNWSAILSLPLLFAAGMTLMDTLDGLLMTRAYQQTLVQGATRKKYNLLLTAVSGSIALVIGLWTVLGWVSEHYHALPFIDRVDVSSLGFVLAAFGLGSLILLTFRPDRKFSQ, from the coding sequence ATGAACTTCAAAGAACCTTATGTGCCCACTGTTGTTGGGCTGCACCTGCTGGGTCTGGCCCTGCTGGTCTTCGGTGCGCTGGAACATCCCCTGATGTGGGGCCTGGGGCTGGCGGTGTATGGTCTGGGCCTGCGTCACGCCTGGGATGCAGACCACATTGCTGTCATTGACAACAGCAGCCGCAAATTCCTGCAGGAAAACAAGAATGCCCGTGCGGTGGGCTTTTACTTCGCTGCCGGACACGCTCTGGTGGTGCTGCTGATGAGCATCGGGGCGGCATTGCTCGGACAGAACCTCACCGGAGAGCACAGTGCCCTCACCCTGGTGGGAAGCTGGGTGGCCCCTCTGGTGGGCGGGCTGTACCTGCTGTTGCTGGCCCTGGTGAACCTGCGTTCCTGCCTGCAGATCATGAAAGGTCAGCACACGCATGGTGGGCTGCTGGCCCGAGTTCTGCTGCCCCTCAACCGCATGGTCCGTGAACCCTGGCACCTCCTGCCGGTGGGTTTCCTGATGGGACTGGGCATGGAGACCGCCTCCGAAGTGACCTTGCTGGCCTTCTCGGGTTCTGCTGCACAGCAGGGGGTGAACTGGTCGGCCATTCTGTCTTTGCCCCTGCTGTTTGCTGCAGGCATGACCCTGATGGACACCCTGGATGGCCTCCTGATGACCCGCGCCTACCAGCAGACCCTGGTCCAGGGGGCAACCCGCAAAAAGTACAACCTGCTGCTGACTGCAGTGTCTGGCAGCATTGCCCTGGTCATTGGACTCTGGACCGTGCTGGGCTGGGTTTCTGAGCATTACCATGCGCTTCCCTTCATTGACCGGGTGGATGTGTCCAGCCTGGGGTTCGTGCTTGCCGCTTTCGGTCTGGGCAGCCTGATCCTGCTGACGTTCAGACCAGACCGAAAGTTCTCGCAATAA
- a CDS encoding VWA domain-containing protein, producing the protein MKVLYPFTAIVGQQDMKLALLLNAIDPSLGGVLLRGDKGSAKSTAARALATLLGEVPFINLPLGVTEDRLLGGLDLEQTLKGHPALKPGLLQQAHGGVLYVDEVNLLPDFAVDALLDVAASGTGHVEREGFSVTYPARFVLIGSMNLEEGELRPQLLDRFALSVEVKAPLDPAERQTILRSRLAFEQDPQAFVGVQQEAQSQLSQQILSARVRLKDLQTPEGLLHRISEVVCQHQVTSLRADLALLKACRAHAAWHGRTEVGVEDVEQVMHLVLNHRSHQKLPPPPQQPQQPQQEQEKQERSVPEQVFEPEKNTRVRWDLEPSRGPSAVQKRTQIQAVRTDHPERLHLRSTLTHAVTRTGTLQPSREDLHEARPTVRPAQRLIFVVDASGSLGAQARMAAVKGALLQVLEKSQEEVALVTFRGTQAQVALKPTRDLEAACRVLSYLPTGGRTPLLHALQVSQELVTAQSTLVLITDGKANVGAWEETLQAAARISCPVLVLGTDPATRERTLELARVMHGKHQLLPETSTERLLEHLPLGAAR; encoded by the coding sequence ATGAAGGTCCTCTACCCCTTCACCGCCATTGTGGGCCAGCAGGACATGAAACTCGCCCTGCTCCTGAATGCCATTGATCCCTCACTCGGAGGGGTGCTCCTCAGGGGAGACAAAGGAAGTGCCAAGAGCACCGCCGCGAGGGCACTGGCAACACTGCTGGGTGAGGTGCCTTTCATCAACCTGCCTCTGGGCGTGACCGAGGACCGCTTGCTGGGGGGTCTGGATCTGGAACAAACCCTGAAAGGTCACCCTGCCCTGAAACCTGGACTGCTGCAACAGGCCCACGGGGGAGTTCTGTACGTGGATGAGGTGAACCTGCTGCCAGATTTTGCAGTGGACGCCCTGCTGGACGTTGCAGCCTCTGGCACAGGCCATGTGGAACGAGAAGGCTTCAGTGTCACGTACCCGGCCAGGTTTGTCCTGATTGGCAGCATGAACCTGGAAGAAGGGGAGTTGCGGCCCCAGTTGCTGGACCGTTTTGCTCTCTCGGTGGAGGTGAAAGCCCCACTTGATCCAGCAGAAAGACAGACAATTCTGCGTTCCCGGCTGGCTTTCGAGCAGGACCCTCAGGCTTTTGTTGGGGTACAGCAAGAAGCGCAAAGTCAGCTCTCACAGCAGATTCTGTCTGCAAGGGTGCGGTTGAAAGACCTCCAGACGCCAGAAGGCCTGTTGCACCGCATTTCTGAAGTGGTGTGCCAGCATCAGGTGACCTCCCTGCGGGCAGACCTGGCCCTGCTGAAAGCCTGCAGGGCCCACGCCGCATGGCATGGACGCACCGAAGTGGGGGTAGAGGACGTGGAGCAGGTGATGCATCTGGTGCTCAATCACCGCAGCCACCAGAAACTTCCCCCTCCCCCCCAGCAACCTCAGCAACCCCAACAGGAACAGGAGAAGCAGGAACGTTCTGTCCCTGAGCAGGTGTTTGAGCCCGAGAAAAACACCAGGGTCAGGTGGGATCTGGAGCCCTCCAGAGGCCCTTCTGCTGTGCAAAAACGAACCCAGATCCAGGCTGTGAGAACCGACCACCCTGAACGCCTGCACCTGCGCAGCACCCTCACCCATGCCGTGACCCGCACCGGGACCCTGCAACCCTCCCGGGAAGACCTGCATGAGGCCAGACCCACTGTGCGCCCCGCCCAGCGCCTGATTTTTGTGGTGGATGCCAGTGGTTCTCTGGGCGCACAGGCCCGCATGGCTGCTGTAAAAGGGGCCTTGCTGCAGGTGCTTGAAAAAAGCCAGGAGGAGGTGGCCCTTGTGACTTTTCGGGGCACCCAGGCACAGGTGGCTCTGAAACCCACCCGCGATCTGGAAGCTGCATGCAGGGTGCTGTCCTACCTGCCCACCGGAGGCCGCACGCCCCTCTTGCATGCCCTGCAAGTCAGTCAGGAACTGGTCACTGCGCAGAGCACCCTCGTCCTGATCACGGACGGCAAGGCCAATGTGGGGGCCTGGGAAGAAACCCTGCAGGCCGCTGCACGCATTTCGTGCCCCGTGCTGGTCCTCGGCACCGATCCGGCCACACGTGAACGCACCCTCGAACTGGCCCGGGTGATGCACGGCAAACACCAGTTGCTCCCTGAAACCAGCACCGAAAGGCTGCTGGAACACCTGCCTCTGGGTGCTGCCCGTTGA
- a CDS encoding Mu transposase C-terminal domain-containing protein, with the protein MTPQKYARATHALEHLLPYFRERANSGIPVEHEIEQSRKAHISIPTLRRYYRMFLDLGGDQHAVSTQDFLERRKKQLRKHTLRPEVEQLMQALIDRHWLIPSGSPTFRPYTLQALLDLIHDHCREQGLEKPSYNTLKNRLNAREQQDPQRYARLREGEEIARGREPRLGVSPQRHFGERIQMDGTLLDFFVKDGKLQVKRSKNKKPQAQSVHTRFWITVAVDEGTSLFLNFSLTSHTKSAHESLRTLKGILLDQQEHHQALGVENTLPPLGVPRELFTDRGSEFLNHSLERFCAQYGVHFQAIPSSPHLRGRIERLIGLINEALRHLPGSTLGRHRARGITGRDYVFFGAKDLERYLTGYLLDRINVQVKRGEILSRLQNAWVQVNEGKSQFKPLPREDHSKVQKMLRPSFTRTLQRGGLQWQKRHYVSFHPDFLNLVRRRKALGEVTVLFDPHNIQTVWLIHPETGDVLELFCKDLPRPTSIWSWEEAKKQLGLELKPARSAHQIYQKVLQMRDGDRLEEQPHAGPPSEKPLECPVSGWPRFAIEQAPPEPGRRGH; encoded by the coding sequence ATGACCCCCCAGAAGTACGCCCGAGCCACCCACGCCCTGGAGCACCTCCTCCCGTACTTCCGGGAACGGGCCAACAGTGGTATCCCCGTCGAACATGAAATTGAGCAAAGCCGCAAAGCACACATCTCCATCCCCACCTTGCGCCGCTACTACCGCATGTTCCTGGACCTCGGAGGAGACCAACATGCGGTGAGCACCCAGGACTTCTTGGAACGCCGCAAGAAACAACTGCGAAAACACACCCTCCGTCCAGAAGTCGAACAGCTCATGCAGGCCCTGATCGACCGGCACTGGCTGATCCCCAGCGGCAGCCCCACCTTCCGCCCGTACACCCTGCAGGCCCTGCTGGACCTCATCCACGACCACTGCCGTGAACAAGGCCTGGAGAAGCCCAGCTACAACACCCTCAAAAACCGCTTGAATGCCCGTGAACAACAGGACCCTCAAAGGTACGCCCGCCTCCGGGAAGGGGAAGAAATCGCCAGGGGACGAGAGCCCCGACTGGGTGTGAGCCCACAACGGCATTTCGGTGAACGCATCCAGATGGATGGCACCCTGCTGGACTTCTTCGTGAAAGACGGCAAACTGCAGGTCAAACGGAGCAAAAACAAAAAACCACAGGCCCAATCCGTGCACACCCGCTTCTGGATCACCGTCGCGGTGGACGAAGGCACCTCCCTGTTCCTGAATTTCAGCCTCACCAGCCACACCAAATCCGCCCATGAATCCCTGAGAACCCTAAAGGGCATCTTGCTGGACCAGCAAGAACACCACCAGGCCCTGGGGGTGGAAAACACCCTCCCCCCACTGGGTGTCCCGAGGGAACTCTTCACGGACCGGGGCAGTGAATTCTTGAACCACTCTCTGGAAAGGTTCTGTGCCCAGTACGGGGTGCACTTCCAGGCCATCCCGTCCAGCCCTCACCTCAGGGGTCGCATTGAGCGCCTGATCGGCCTGATCAACGAAGCCCTCCGGCACCTCCCCGGCTCCACCCTGGGCAGGCACCGGGCGAGGGGCATAACCGGACGGGATTACGTCTTTTTTGGTGCAAAAGACCTGGAACGCTACCTCACAGGGTATTTGCTCGACCGCATCAATGTGCAGGTGAAGAGGGGAGAAATCCTCAGCCGCCTGCAAAACGCCTGGGTGCAGGTGAACGAAGGCAAAAGCCAGTTCAAACCCCTGCCCAGAGAAGACCACAGTAAGGTCCAAAAAATGCTGAGGCCCAGCTTCACACGCACCCTGCAAAGGGGCGGATTGCAATGGCAGAAGCGCCATTACGTGTCCTTCCATCCGGACTTCCTGAACCTGGTGCGCCGACGAAAAGCCCTCGGGGAGGTCACGGTGCTCTTTGACCCCCACAACATCCAGACGGTGTGGCTCATTCACCCCGAAACAGGGGACGTGCTGGAACTCTTCTGCAAGGACCTCCCCAGACCCACCAGCATCTGGTCGTGGGAGGAAGCCAAGAAGCAACTGGGGCTGGAACTGAAACCGGCCCGCAGCGCCCACCAAATTTATCAAAAAGTCCTGCAGATGCGGGATGGGGACAGGTTGGAGGAACAACCCCATGCAGGGCCACCATCCGAAAAACCTCTGGAATGTCCGGTCTCAGGGTGGCCCAGGTTTGCCATAGAGCAAGCACCTCCAGAGCCGGGCAGGAGGGGACATTGA
- a CDS encoding AraC family transcriptional regulator, with protein MKTGVDVLSDWVRVMETQSTLLARSSMNPGWGMQVPATRSMVLHLIQGGNFWLHLPDREAFEVKDGDILLLTRGNAHLLTGEIDSKALTLDEFVRQPAPDPALPLSTLICGEFLPDMRLGKQVVQGLPECIHLHHHDVEQNPHLLLTTQLLWMEVGSLGAGSELLIHHLFDTLFLYVLRAHMEQSQTPGWLTATRDPQVSRALGSMHAEPHAPWTVEQLAGIAGLSRAAFARRFTEAVGQSPLAYLTDWRMHLAARLLDRGEASMYQVASQVGYTSEAAFSRAFKKHHGIAPAAFRKGKTPALAAD; from the coding sequence ATGAAGACTGGTGTGGATGTCCTTTCAGACTGGGTGAGGGTGATGGAAACCCAGAGCACCCTCCTTGCCCGCAGCAGCATGAACCCAGGGTGGGGCATGCAGGTCCCGGCCACCCGCAGCATGGTGCTGCACCTCATTCAGGGAGGGAACTTCTGGCTGCACCTCCCAGACAGAGAAGCTTTTGAAGTGAAAGACGGAGACATCCTGCTGCTGACCCGGGGCAACGCCCACCTGCTCACAGGCGAAATAGACAGCAAAGCCCTCACCCTGGATGAATTTGTCAGACAGCCTGCCCCTGATCCTGCCCTCCCCCTGTCCACCCTGATCTGTGGGGAATTCCTGCCCGACATGAGGCTGGGAAAGCAGGTGGTGCAAGGGCTTCCAGAATGCATTCACCTGCACCATCATGACGTGGAACAGAACCCCCATCTGCTCCTCACCACCCAATTGTTGTGGATGGAGGTGGGCAGCCTCGGCGCAGGGAGCGAATTGCTGATCCATCACCTGTTTGACACGCTGTTTCTCTATGTGCTCAGGGCCCACATGGAGCAGTCCCAGACCCCTGGGTGGCTCACAGCCACCCGGGACCCCCAGGTGTCGCGGGCGCTCGGCAGCATGCATGCTGAACCCCATGCCCCCTGGACCGTGGAACAGCTGGCAGGAATTGCAGGACTGTCCAGAGCAGCATTTGCCCGGCGCTTCACTGAGGCGGTGGGACAGAGCCCTCTGGCTTACCTCACAGATTGGCGCATGCATCTGGCCGCCCGACTGCTGGACCGGGGCGAGGCTTCCATGTATCAGGTGGCAAGCCAGGTGGGGTACACCTCGGAGGCGGCTTTCAGCCGGGCTTTCAAGAAGCACCACGGCATTGCCCCGGCAGCATTTCGCAAAGGAAAAACGCCAGCCCTTGCAGCAGACTGA
- a CDS encoding LysM peptidoglycan-binding domain-containing M23 family metallopeptidase, with product MKPTLFLIVTSLLLTQALAQQTYTVKQGDTLSRISQKLGVSLEALQTVNPQLSSPHSLKMGQVLKLPTRTSRSNTAKATVKKASFDQRSWTWPAQGRMVSGFGYRKMVVAGTNWHPAIDIMGKTGSPILAARPGTVTEARWDATGYGYMVLIDHGDGLKTRYSHNSKLLVTPGQQVQQGQTIALMGQTGFATVPHLDFRVYVSGKEINPMTLY from the coding sequence ATGAAACCCACCCTCTTTTTGATCGTGACCAGCCTGCTCCTCACGCAGGCCCTTGCCCAGCAGACCTACACCGTGAAGCAGGGAGACACCCTGAGCCGCATCAGCCAGAAACTCGGGGTGAGCCTTGAAGCCCTGCAGACGGTGAACCCGCAACTCAGCAGCCCACACAGCCTCAAGATGGGTCAGGTGCTGAAGCTGCCCACCAGAACCAGCCGCAGCAACACAGCAAAAGCCACGGTGAAAAAGGCCTCTTTTGACCAGCGCAGCTGGACCTGGCCTGCCCAGGGCAGGATGGTCAGCGGATTCGGGTACCGCAAGATGGTGGTGGCCGGCACCAACTGGCACCCGGCCATTGACATCATGGGCAAAACCGGAAGCCCCATTCTGGCCGCCCGTCCCGGGACCGTCACCGAGGCCAGATGGGACGCCACCGGATACGGTTACATGGTGCTGATTGACCACGGGGACGGCCTGAAGACCCGTTACAGCCACAACAGCAAACTGCTGGTCACTCCGGGACAGCAGGTGCAGCAGGGCCAGACCATCGCCCTGATGGGCCAGACCGGGTTTGCCACCGTGCCCCATCTGGATTTCCGGGTGTATGTGTCTGGCAAGGAAATCAACCCGATGACGCTGTACTGA
- a CDS encoding TniB family NTP-binding protein, whose protein sequence is MNFTREDLIRSRESAWFLIPEREKLLERLSFLVTDPPRHRERSLSLLGPANSGKSRLITQFMKLHPPVFGEELDQKPILLLRMSSLRNTSQLVDRLLALLTPVHINGNEDARTEHLLNLLEVVGTKAIVLDEFHDVLSVGSQTRHHMLTKIKDLNNAGLRIIPVGTDRMVDALSINPELSTRFTTCTLEALSFTDSLGVAGAFFTHLGLEDWKATYQRSAEMVYVRTSGIIGNQLDVLEEVVLTVTALDGRVTGKRYQDALDLLRF, encoded by the coding sequence TTGAACTTCACCCGTGAAGACCTGATCCGCTCCCGGGAGTCCGCCTGGTTCCTGATCCCAGAACGGGAAAAGTTGCTGGAGCGCCTCTCGTTTCTGGTCACTGACCCTCCCAGGCACCGGGAACGCAGCCTGAGCCTGCTGGGCCCAGCCAACTCCGGGAAGAGCCGCCTCATCACCCAGTTCATGAAACTGCACCCACCCGTGTTTGGGGAGGAATTGGACCAAAAACCCATCTTGCTGCTGCGCATGTCCTCACTTCGCAACACCTCCCAACTGGTGGACCGACTGCTGGCCCTGCTCACCCCCGTGCACATCAATGGAAACGAGGATGCCCGCACCGAGCATTTGCTGAACCTCCTGGAAGTGGTCGGCACCAAAGCGATTGTGCTGGATGAATTCCACGATGTGCTCAGTGTGGGCAGTCAGACCCGCCACCACATGCTCACCAAAATCAAAGACCTCAACAACGCAGGGCTGCGCATCATTCCGGTGGGCACCGACCGCATGGTGGACGCGCTTTCCATCAACCCGGAGCTCTCCACCCGCTTCACGACCTGCACCCTGGAAGCCCTGTCCTTTACGGACAGTCTGGGTGTGGCCGGGGCGTTTTTCACCCACCTTGGTCTTGAGGACTGGAAGGCAACCTACCAGAGGTCCGCGGAGATGGTGTACGTGCGCACCTCAGGCATCATTGGCAACCAACTGGACGTGCTCGAGGAAGTGGTGTTGACCGTGACAGCTCTGGACGGTCGGGTGACCGGCAAGCGGTACCAGGATGCCCTGGACCTGCTGAGGTTTTGA
- a CDS encoding ArsR/SmtB family transcription factor gives MMSWNTLSDLLKALSGETRQKILLELFRDGKERTVNQVAEEMGLGQSTASEHLTQMKRAGILASRRMGKEVLYRPDREMLLSQLQGLIQLVEECCPPEP, from the coding sequence ATGATGAGCTGGAACACCCTCTCAGATCTGCTGAAAGCCCTCAGTGGCGAGACCCGCCAGAAAATCCTGCTGGAGCTTTTCAGGGACGGCAAGGAGCGCACCGTCAACCAGGTTGCAGAAGAGATGGGTCTTGGACAGAGCACGGCCAGCGAGCACCTCACCCAGATGAAACGGGCTGGAATTCTGGCCTCTCGACGGATGGGCAAGGAAGTGCTGTACCGTCCTGATCGGGAAATGTTGCTGTCTCAGCTGCAGGGTTTGATCCAGCTGGTGGAGGAGTGTTGCCCTCCAGAGCCGTGA
- a CDS encoding SDR family oxidoreductase has protein sequence MTHQILILGSSGTVGHHLTRILLEKGEQVKAASRHPETLPALTGLERVAFDFSDPSTFDAALEGVDRLFTVAPAGVLQAYDLLAPVLKAAQQRGIKIVLQTAIGVEADDNIPLRKVELLLEGSGLPYVILRPNWFSDNFHTYWAQDVEAGLIRLPAADARTSFIDARDIARSAAAALTSSAFDGRAFILTGPEGLSYAEAAQVLTKVAGRTIRYEASTPEEFVQTMVKRGMPEDYARNLAFIFGAVVQGWLAAPTPHVQELTGRPPYSLQDYAEHHREKFQQKVPQA, from the coding sequence ATGACACACCAGATTCTGATCCTTGGAAGTTCCGGCACCGTAGGCCACCACCTCACCCGCATCCTGCTTGAAAAAGGCGAACAGGTGAAAGCCGCCAGCCGCCACCCTGAAACCCTTCCTGCCCTGACCGGGCTTGAGCGTGTGGCCTTTGACTTCTCCGACCCCTCCACCTTTGATGCTGCCCTCGAAGGGGTGGACCGTCTGTTCACGGTGGCTCCAGCAGGGGTGCTGCAAGCTTACGACCTGCTCGCCCCGGTCCTGAAAGCCGCCCAGCAGCGTGGCATCAAGATCGTCCTGCAAACGGCCATCGGGGTGGAGGCAGACGACAACATCCCCCTCAGAAAGGTGGAGTTGCTCCTTGAGGGTTCAGGGCTGCCGTACGTGATTCTGCGTCCCAACTGGTTCTCCGACAACTTTCACACCTACTGGGCCCAGGATGTCGAAGCAGGGCTGATCCGTCTTCCCGCAGCAGACGCCAGAACCTCCTTCATCGATGCCCGCGACATTGCCCGGTCTGCCGCTGCAGCCCTCACCAGCAGTGCATTCGATGGCCGGGCCTTCATTCTCACCGGCCCTGAAGGCCTCAGCTATGCAGAAGCGGCGCAGGTCCTCACAAAAGTTGCAGGTCGCACCATCCGCTATGAGGCCAGCACCCCTGAAGAATTCGTGCAGACCATGGTCAAAAGGGGCATGCCCGAAGACTACGCCCGGAACCTCGCCTTCATTTTCGGAGCTGTGGTCCAGGGCTGGCTCGCTGCCCCCACCCCGCACGTGCAGGAACTGACCGGAAGACCCCCTTACTCACTGCAGGACTACGCAGAACACCACAGGGAGAAATTCCAGCAGAAGGTCCCTCAGGCCTGA